CGGAATCGGAGTCGTTATTGCAGCGCCGGGTCTTCTTCGAGTTCGGACAGGAGTTCTCCGTACGGAGAGTACAGGCCCTGGCAGGCCTGCTCACTGCTTTCCGGCTCGTTCTCACCGGCGAAAATCACGAACGGCTGGGTCGCATTCGAGGCTGCGGCGTAGGTACTGGCGATTTGTTCGCAGGTAGGGGCGCCGGCTGAGGACGAATTCATGCTGCACAGAACCATCAGCGTGTCGTCCGAGACGTCTTCGCCCAGATCGGGTGGATCGACCCCTCCAAGTGTCCCCAGGATCTGCATCATGCGACCGACGTCCATGATCATGGCCTGGTCGCATCCCAGGGCGCGCAGTTCTTCAGCACCCGGTGCGTTCTGCGCCTGGGTGACCAACTCGACCAGTTCCTGGGCGCCCTTTACGAGTTCCTGTCCTCGCTCACTGTTCACGAACATATAGCCAGCGGTCGCGCAGGTCATCAGCAAGGCCGCGAATACAGATAGCAGGATTACGACCGGACTCGGTCCAGTTCGTTCGGGTTTCGTCGGTTCCGGAGTCATTCCGAGGGCCTGTCTATTCGCATGCAGAGATCATATCAGCCACTGGCGCTGTTGGAATTGCCAATTCCCCACGCAGATTCGCACCGGGTCGAAGAAGCTGGAGCCGCGTCTCAGATGGCTGTATCGCGGTCCTCCCAGTAGGGATCGCGCAATTTTCGCTTGTAGAGCTTGCCGTTCGGGTCGCGCGGCATTTCTTCGGTGAAGTCGATTGATTTGGGCGTCTTGAATTTCGCAAGTCGACCACTGCAGAACTCGAGCAGTTCTGCGACCAGTGCATCGCTGGGCAGGATGCCCGTTCCCGGCTCGACCACCGCCTTGATCTCTTCGCCCCAGTCTTCGTGCGGAATCCCGAAGACGGCCACGTCGCCCACCTTCGGATGGCTCATGAACACGTTTTCGATTTCCGCAGGGTAGATGTTGGCGCCACCGGAGATGATCATATCGGTCTTGCGGTCGCACAGAAACAGGTAGCCTTCCTCATTCAGGTAGCCGATGTCGCCGACCGTGAAGTAGTTCTCGATGCGGTTCTTCCGCGTCTTGGCGCTGTCCTTGTGGTACTCGAAATCGGCCTGGCCGAGTCTCATGTACACGGTTCCGCGCTCGCCGACCGGCAACTGCTTCTCGTCGTCGTCGTAGATGCGAATATCCGCGCCAGTCCACGCCTTTCCGACGGTGCCCGGGTACTTCATCCACTCTTCCGGGCTGACGATCGTGCCGCCGCCTTCGGTGGCCGCGTAGTACTCGTAAATCGAGTCACCCCACCACTCGATCATGCGTCGCTTGGTGTCGGGCGGACAGGGGGCGGCGGCGTGCACCATATGGCGCGTCGAAGAGCAGTCGTACTTGGCGCGCACGTCGTCGGGCAGGCCGAGCAGGCGGTGGAACTGCGTCGGCACCATATGGCTGGTCGTGACTCGATACTTCTCGATCAAATGCAGCGACTCTTCGGGCAGCCACTTGTCCATCAGGACCACCGTATGGCCGAAATGCAGCGAAGATGTGCTCCACATGAGCACGGCGGTGTGGTACAGCGGAGAGCCCACCAGGTGCACATTGTCTTTCAAGGGTTCGATGCCGAACATCGCCAGGAAAGTCGCCATCAGGCCACCGATCAGGTCGGGATCCACGGGTGCGAGCGGACGGCGAACTCCCTTGGGTTGACCCGTCGTACCCGAGGTGTAGTTCATCACGTTGCCCGCGGTGCGTTCCTCGGGCAGGGAGGTCGGCTGTTTCTCGGTCAGCTCGTAGAAGTCGCGAAAGCCCGGCACCGAGCCGATCGCGAAGCACGAACTCTCGGCAAGGCCGACTTCCCGGGCCGCAAGAGCCGCGACTTCGGCGACACGCTCGTGGGCGATGAATACCCTTGCCTCACAATCAGCGACGATATAGGCGATCTCGGGTCCCGCCAGATGCCAGTTGATAGGCGTGAGGTACCAGCCCGCTTGTGCGCACGCCAGATTGAGTGCGTAGAACTCCGCGCAATTGGGCAGCACGGCGGCGACGCAATCGCCCACCTGAAGTCCCGCCGCACGCAGACCGTGTACCAACTGATTACTGACCCCCGCGAGTTCGTCCCGCGTCCACTCCCGTCCGTCGGGAGCGACCAGCGCCAGATGATTCGGATCGCGTTGCGTGTAGTTCCAGAAACCGTGGTCCGCCAAAACCGTCTCCTATACGCTCGGCAGTTCGCTGCCGACGAGGTACATCGAGAAGTACTGCGAGCCACCGCCGTATGCGTGACCCAGAGCGAGTTTCGCACCGTCGATCTGGTGTTCGCCGGCCTGTCCTCGCACCTGCATGGCCGCTTCGGCGAAGCGGATCATTCCCGAGGCACCGATCGGGTTCGATGACAGCACACCTCCCGACATATTGACGGGTAGATCACCGTCCATCGCAGTTGCGCCTTCGTAGGTCATCTTCCAGCCTTCACCTTCCGGAGCGAAACCCAGGTTCTCCATCCACATGGGTTCGAACCAGGAGAAGGGCACGTAGATCTCGGCGCAATCGATCTCCTTGCGCGGGTTGGTGATGCCTCCCTTCTTGTACAGGTCTGCAGCCGCGATGCGACCGGCGTGCGGATTGACCTGGTCGCGACCAGAGAACTGCGTCGGTTCGCTGCGCATCGAGGTCGCGTGCACCCAGGCGGGTTTCCCGGGTGACTTCTTGGCTGCGTCGCGACTGGCGAAAACCATCGCGCAGGCGCCGTCAGAAGAGGGACACGCTTCCAGGTAGCGGATCGGATCCCAGAGCATCGGCGAGTTCATGACCTGATCAAAATCGATGTCGGGCATCTGCAGGTGCGCGTACGGATTCTTGAGTGCGTTCAGGCGATCCTTGAGCGCGACCCGGATGCCCGTGTCTTCCGGTGCGCCCGAACGTCTGATGTAGCCGCGGATCAGCGGAGCGAAGTATCCGCCTGCACCCGCGACCACCGCCACCGAGAAAGGCGCGGAGATGGTCAACGCCCACATCGCATTGCTTTCGGACTGCTTCTCGAAGCCGACAGTGAGCACGCGTTCGTGAACGCCCGCCTCGACCAGGCTCGAGGCCACGATTGCCGTGGATCCGCCCACGCTTCCCGCCGTGTGTACGCGCAACATCGGTTTGCCGACACAGCCGAGCGAATCGGCCAGCCACAACTCGGGCATCATCACGCCTTCGAACATATCGGGTGCCTTGCCGAGCACCACGGCGTCGATATCGGACCAGTTGCAATCCGCGTCCTCGAGCGCGCGCTTCGCCGCCTCGCGCAAGAGTC
The bacterium genome window above contains:
- a CDS encoding acyl-CoA synthetase, with translation MADHGFWNYTQRDPNHLALVAPDGREWTRDELAGVSNQLVHGLRAAGLQVGDCVAAVLPNCAEFYALNLACAQAGWYLTPINWHLAGPEIAYIVADCEARVFIAHERVAEVAALAAREVGLAESSCFAIGSVPGFRDFYELTEKQPTSLPEERTAGNVMNYTSGTTGQPKGVRRPLAPVDPDLIGGLMATFLAMFGIEPLKDNVHLVGSPLYHTAVLMWSTSSLHFGHTVVLMDKWLPEESLHLIEKYRVTTSHMVPTQFHRLLGLPDDVRAKYDCSSTRHMVHAAAPCPPDTKRRMIEWWGDSIYEYYAATEGGGTIVSPEEWMKYPGTVGKAWTGADIRIYDDDEKQLPVGERGTVYMRLGQADFEYHKDSAKTRKNRIENYFTVGDIGYLNEEGYLFLCDRKTDMIISGGANIYPAEIENVFMSHPKVGDVAVFGIPHEDWGEEIKAVVEPGTGILPSDALVAELLEFCSGRLAKFKTPKSIDFTEEMPRDPNGKLYKRKLRDPYWEDRDTAI
- a CDS encoding thiolase domain-containing protein, coding for MGQLSGVVGIGQTKYDAKRIELSMPGLLREAAKRALEDADCNWSDIDAVVLGKAPDMFEGVMMPELWLADSLGCVGKPMLRVHTAGSVGGSTAIVASSLVEAGVHERVLTVGFEKQSESNAMWALTISAPFSVAVVAGAGGYFAPLIRGYIRRSGAPEDTGIRVALKDRLNALKNPYAHLQMPDIDFDQVMNSPMLWDPIRYLEACPSSDGACAMVFASRDAAKKSPGKPAWVHATSMRSEPTQFSGRDQVNPHAGRIAAADLYKKGGITNPRKEIDCAEIYVPFSWFEPMWMENLGFAPEGEGWKMTYEGATAMDGDLPVNMSGGVLSSNPIGASGMIRFAEAAMQVRGQAGEHQIDGAKLALGHAYGGGSQYFSMYLVGSELPSV